Genomic DNA from Spirochaeta isovalerica:
TCTTGCCACTTTCCTGCAAAAGAGTTTACCTTTGATTCTATGAAAAAGAACATCACCCTGATCGGCATGCCCGGTGCCGGCAAGAGCACGACGGGAATTATACTGGCTAAAAACCTTTCCATGGGGTTTCTCGATACGGACATCCTGATACAGATTAACAGAGGGGAATCGCTTCAATCCATAATGGACCGGGACGGCTATATGGCTCTACGGCAAATCGAAGAAGAAGAGATCCTCAAAATCAATATAGAAGGTCATGTTATCGCCACCGGCGGAAGTGCCGTCTACAGCGAAGCAGCTATGAAACACCTCGGTACCATTTCCCGGATCATATTTCTCCAGGCGGGGCTCGCCGAACTGAAAGCGCGGATCAGAAATTTTGAAACCCGGGGAATCGCCAAAGCCGGGAACCAGTCCTTTGCCGAACTCTTTTCGGAAAGGGAAGTTCTGTACCGCCGTTATGCAGATATTGTTGTTGACACAGCGTTCGTCTCCCAGGATGAAACGGCCCTGCTTCTGGAAAAAAAACTGAAAGAGCTTGACTGAAAGTATACCGAACGGTATATTGTGACTATGGACAATAGGGAGAGAATCCCCGATGAAGCTGCCAGCCTCTTCGCTGAAAAAGGCTATCATGCTGTGGGCATACAGGAAATCGTGAACCGGTCGGAAATCACCAAACCGACTCTATATCATTACTTCGGAAGTAAGGAAGGGCTATATCTGTCCTGTCTGGAGAGAGATTTCGTTCCCCTGATGAAGGAGCTCTCTGCTCTGGCTGCGGGTGATGAAGACATTTTTGTGAAAATGCAGAAAATTCTCCATTTTATGCTGAGAAAAGGGGATATTCGGCGGAATTTTATCCAGTTATACCTGACTTTGTGTTCTGCGCCTCCTCAATCGGAAGAAATCAGGATCGGAGGAATGTTTCTCCGGCAGTTAGAGCGGATCCTGGAAGATATGTTTATCGAGGCCTCTTTCAAACACGGCAATATGAGGGGGAGGCATAGAGATTACAGCGCCACTTTCATGGGGTTGATCAATACATCTCTTTCCCGCTTGCTGAGGAATGAGTTTGAGATAAGCGGTGAGAATGTTTACCGGACTATCCATCAGTTCGCCCATGGGATTTACTCATAATTTTTTTTACACCCAATATACCGAACGGTATAGAAAAGGAGACAATAACAATGAATTACAATTTTTATCACATCTACCCCCTGGGACTGACCGGGGCTCCTGAAAGGAATGACCTCCATAGTGAACCGGTTTCCCGCATAAGGGAACTCGAATCCTGGATCGATCATATAAAAGAAGGGGGATTTAATGCGGTGTATTTCGGCCCGCTTTTCGAATCGGAGAGCCATGGCTACGATACAGTGGATTATTACCGCATAGACCGTCGTCTCGGGACAAACGAAGATTTTGCCTATCTCTGCGGGAAATTGAAAGAAAATGGTCTGGCCGTTTTTGTCGATGGAGTTTTCAACCATGTAGCCCGTTCATTCCGGGCATTCAGGGATCTGGAAGAGAAGAGAGGTGATTCTTCCTTCAGAGACTGGTTCAAAGATGTCTCGATCGATCCCTTTCATGTACGCTGCTGGGAAGGGCATGAAAGCCTTGTGGAATTGAATCTTACAAACAGCAGCGTCAGGGAGCATATTTTCGGAGCTGTTGAAATGTGGTTCCGTCAGTTCGGAATAGACGGCCTCAGACTGGATGTCGCCTATTGCCTTCATATGGACTTCCTGCAGGATCTGAGAAATTTCACCCGCGGACTCGATCGGGATTTTCAGCTTCTCGGAGAAGTCATCCACGGTGATTACCGTCAGTGGCTGGATAGAGACCTGCTCGATTCGGTCACCAATTACGAGTGTTATAAGGGGATATATTCCAGTCTCAATGATAATAATTTCTATGAGATCGCCTATAGTTTGAATCGGCTTTTCGGAGAGGACGGGATCTATAGAAACTACAGCCTCTACAACTTCATCGATAACCACGATGTAAACCGCATTGCTTCTGTACTGAAACATCCGGGGCATTTTTATAATGCCTTGATTGCTCTGTACACCATACCCGGTAATCCATCGGTGTATTACGGAAGCGAATGGGGGCTGGAGGGAATCAAGGAAGGGCACAGCGACAGAAATCTCAGGCCGGCGCTCCGCTGTCAAGATCATCCGTCTGAGGAAAGGGAGATTGCGGCATGGGAAGCTGTGCGCAAGCTGGCATCGATCCGCAATGCCTCTCCTTCGCTCCGGAAGGGGAGCTATCGCGAGCTCTACAAAGATTCTAACCAGATGGCTTTTGCCCGGGAAGAGGGAGATGAATTGACAGTCTGCGCTCTCAATTCCTCTCAAAATGAAGTTCGTATCAGTATTCCGGTTCCCCGCGACGGGGCATACAGAGATCTTCTGAACGATGAAACACTATGGGCGGAAAAGGGAGTATTGCATCTGCGGATCTGGCCGAACTGGGGAGCTGTCCTGAGGTTTTCCAACAGCTGATATTCGAAGGCAATCGGCCCTTTATGAGTTTTATCCTCTGATTTTGACTGGATACAGGACAGAGACATATAATTGAACCATGAATAAAGAAACAATCTATATACGCAGAATAGCCCTGGCGGCTTTCTTCCTGAATCTTGTACTGGCTTCTGTAAAGGCGTGGTTGGCATATACTTCAGGGAGTTCGGCGATCAGAGCCAGCGTTATCGATTCCACAGCCGATTGCGTGGCTTCCCTGGCAGTTTTTCTCGGAATCCTTATTTCCACGCGGAAGACAAGCCGATTCCCTCTCGGACTCTATAAGATTGAGAATCTTATTTCCGTTATTGTCTCGATCTTTATCTTCATTGCCGGATATGAGATCGTCCGCTCTCTCTTTCTGGGGATGTCTCCCGGCGAGGCCCATGTAGGATTGATCGAAGTTATTATCATGTCTCTGTCGACGTTAATCGTCTTTTTGTTCGGAAGATACACTTTGAGCAGAGGACGGAAAAACGGTTCGCCGACTCTTATCGCCGAAGGAAAACACCGGCTGGTCGATACGGCTTCCTCGCTTATTGTCGTCATTTCAACTTTGCTCTCCTATATGGGGTTAACAGCTGTTTTCGGAATTTCCATCGATAAGGTGGCTGCCGCGGCCGTTCTGGTCTTTATAATCAGAGCGGGATGGGAACTGCTTACCGATGGAATGAAAGTTCTGCTCGACGCATCTATCGAGCCGGAACTGCTGGAGCAGGCTTCTGAGATCATTGTCAAACACGGCTCCGTCATTTCTCTTAAATCTCTGATGGGCAGAAATGCCGGCCGTTTCCGTTTTTTGCAGGCAGCGGTCACATTGAGAGAGAGAGATCTTCCCGCCGCCCATAAAGTGGCTGATGAGCTGGAAGCGGAAATTCATAAAGCCATTCCCCGTGTCGAGCGAATCATAATTCATTACGAACCGGAGGAAAAGGAGCATTACTGCCATGCCGCGCCGGTCCTCCGTGAGTCCGATCGGGAATCGGGAATGTTCGGGGACATTGAGCAATTCTCCTTTCTCTTTCTGAAAAAAGGACAGGATCCGCGCATAACAGATTTTGTCTCTGATGATGCTGATCGACGGGATAATCTGGGACATAGCGAAGTAAAGCAGAAAGGGATAGTCACAGCCGAATGGCTAGCGGAACAGAAGGTGGATTGTCTCTGGCTCGAAGGGGAAAATCTGAGCAAGGGAGCGGAACACGCTCTGAAAAATAAAGGAATAGAGATCAAGTTTTTCATGAACCTCCGGGAAGATATGACAGATTAGTTTATCATCGGTTGACAGAATAGGTTATAATCTGTAAGTAGTACGTAATGTACAACAGGTAAGGAGTTTTTATGGCTGACTGGAAAGAATCGATTCATTCGGAAGTCAATAATGTTTATATGTCCAATCCCGCGGCCCGTCCGGGTGAGGAAACCACAATAAGTTTCAGAGTTTTTAAAGAGGCCCCTGTGCGGTCTGCCGAGCTGAGAGTCGTAATATGCGGTCATTCGGAAAGGATCTCTATGGCCGTGACGGAAGAGGACAGCCTTTTCAAATGGTGGACGGCGAAGCTGTA
This window encodes:
- a CDS encoding shikimate kinase, encoding MKKNITLIGMPGAGKSTTGIILAKNLSMGFLDTDILIQINRGESLQSIMDRDGYMALRQIEEEEILKINIEGHVIATGGSAVYSEAAMKHLGTISRIIFLQAGLAELKARIRNFETRGIAKAGNQSFAELFSEREVLYRRYADIVVDTAFVSQDETALLLEKKLKELD
- a CDS encoding TetR/AcrR family transcriptional regulator, encoding MDNRERIPDEAASLFAEKGYHAVGIQEIVNRSEITKPTLYHYFGSKEGLYLSCLERDFVPLMKELSALAAGDEDIFVKMQKILHFMLRKGDIRRNFIQLYLTLCSAPPQSEEIRIGGMFLRQLERILEDMFIEASFKHGNMRGRHRDYSATFMGLINTSLSRLLRNEFEISGENVYRTIHQFAHGIYS
- a CDS encoding alpha-amylase family glycosyl hydrolase — its product is MNYNFYHIYPLGLTGAPERNDLHSEPVSRIRELESWIDHIKEGGFNAVYFGPLFESESHGYDTVDYYRIDRRLGTNEDFAYLCGKLKENGLAVFVDGVFNHVARSFRAFRDLEEKRGDSSFRDWFKDVSIDPFHVRCWEGHESLVELNLTNSSVREHIFGAVEMWFRQFGIDGLRLDVAYCLHMDFLQDLRNFTRGLDRDFQLLGEVIHGDYRQWLDRDLLDSVTNYECYKGIYSSLNDNNFYEIAYSLNRLFGEDGIYRNYSLYNFIDNHDVNRIASVLKHPGHFYNALIALYTIPGNPSVYYGSEWGLEGIKEGHSDRNLRPALRCQDHPSEEREIAAWEAVRKLASIRNASPSLRKGSYRELYKDSNQMAFAREEGDELTVCALNSSQNEVRISIPVPRDGAYRDLLNDETLWAEKGVLHLRIWPNWGAVLRFSNS
- a CDS encoding cation diffusion facilitator family transporter, which translates into the protein MNKETIYIRRIALAAFFLNLVLASVKAWLAYTSGSSAIRASVIDSTADCVASLAVFLGILISTRKTSRFPLGLYKIENLISVIVSIFIFIAGYEIVRSLFLGMSPGEAHVGLIEVIIMSLSTLIVFLFGRYTLSRGRKNGSPTLIAEGKHRLVDTASSLIVVISTLLSYMGLTAVFGISIDKVAAAAVLVFIIRAGWELLTDGMKVLLDASIEPELLEQASEIIVKHGSVISLKSLMGRNAGRFRFLQAAVTLRERDLPAAHKVADELEAEIHKAIPRVERIIIHYEPEEKEHYCHAAPVLRESDRESGMFGDIEQFSFLFLKKGQDPRITDFVSDDADRRDNLGHSEVKQKGIVTAEWLAEQKVDCLWLEGENLSKGAEHALKNKGIEIKFFMNLREDMTD